From Streptomyces sp. NBC_01460, a single genomic window includes:
- a CDS encoding discoidin domain-containing protein, whose translation MSPLLPHPTPARRRVGVPLLALGALIASSLTLTASPAAQAAETLLSQGRPATASSQEGEAFGASAAVDGNLTGTRWASQWSDPQWIQVDLGSKQNVSRVVLTWEAAHAKNYELQVSDNGTDWRALKTVAGSDGGTDDVAVSGAGRYVRMLGTARPGGYGYSLWEFQVYGDGDGPPPANGGKVAVTGSQGNWQLTVGGKPYQVKGLTWGPSVGDAARYMPDLKSMGVNTIRTWGTDGSSKPLLDEAAANGIRVVSGFWLQPGGGPGSGGCVNYVTDTAYKSTSLTEFAKWVDTYKSHPGVLMWNVGNESVLGLQNCYSGTELENQRNAYTSFVNDVAKKIHSIDPDHPVTSTDAWTGAWPYYKRNAPDLDLYSMNSYGDICNVRGAWEQGGYTKPYIITEGGPAGEWEVPDDANGVPDEPSDVQKAEGYTKAWGCVTGHQGVALGATLFHYGLEHDFGGVWFNLVPDGLKRLSYYAVKKAYAGSTSGDNTPPVITNMGVTPANAAPAGKEFTVRADVRDPDGDPVKYKIFLSGNYASGDKGLVEAQWRSTGNGTFAVTAPEKLGVWKVYIQAEDGRGNAGIDTKSVKVVAPPVDGTNVALNKPATASSFQASYGDCPCPAGLATDGKTETRWASDWSDPQWIQVDLGARTAFRKIQLVWDPAYAKSYDVQVSDDGSNWRTVHTTTAGNGDIDTIDAATTARYVRLQLKARGTAWGYSLHEFGVYS comes from the coding sequence ATGTCACCACTCCTCCCCCACCCGACACCGGCACGGCGCCGCGTCGGCGTGCCCCTCCTCGCCCTCGGCGCGCTGATCGCGTCGTCACTCACCCTCACCGCCTCCCCGGCCGCCCAGGCCGCGGAGACCCTGCTGTCCCAGGGGAGACCCGCCACGGCCTCGTCCCAGGAGGGCGAGGCGTTCGGGGCGTCCGCAGCGGTGGACGGCAACCTCACCGGGACCCGCTGGGCCAGCCAGTGGAGCGACCCCCAGTGGATCCAGGTCGACCTCGGCAGCAAACAGAACGTGAGCCGTGTCGTGCTCACCTGGGAAGCGGCGCACGCCAAGAACTACGAACTCCAGGTCTCCGACAACGGCACCGACTGGCGTGCCCTGAAGACCGTCGCCGGAAGTGACGGCGGCACCGACGACGTCGCCGTGTCCGGCGCGGGCCGCTACGTCCGGATGCTCGGTACGGCCCGCCCCGGTGGGTACGGCTACTCGCTGTGGGAGTTCCAGGTCTACGGCGACGGTGACGGCCCGCCGCCCGCCAACGGGGGCAAGGTCGCCGTGACCGGCTCACAGGGCAACTGGCAGCTCACCGTCGGCGGCAAGCCCTACCAGGTCAAGGGACTCACCTGGGGACCGTCCGTCGGGGACGCGGCCCGCTACATGCCGGACCTCAAGTCGATGGGTGTGAACACCATCCGGACCTGGGGCACCGACGGCTCCAGCAAGCCCCTGCTCGACGAGGCCGCCGCCAACGGCATCCGGGTCGTCAGCGGCTTCTGGCTCCAGCCAGGCGGTGGCCCCGGCAGCGGTGGCTGTGTCAACTACGTGACCGACACCGCGTACAAGAGCACCTCGCTCACCGAGTTCGCCAAGTGGGTCGACACCTACAAGAGCCACCCCGGTGTCCTGATGTGGAACGTCGGCAACGAGTCGGTGCTCGGCCTCCAGAACTGCTACAGCGGCACCGAGCTGGAGAACCAGCGCAACGCGTACACGTCCTTCGTCAACGACGTGGCCAAGAAGATCCACTCCATCGACCCGGACCACCCGGTCACCTCCACCGACGCATGGACCGGCGCCTGGCCCTACTACAAGCGCAACGCGCCCGACCTCGACCTCTACTCGATGAACTCCTACGGCGACATCTGCAACGTCCGCGGCGCCTGGGAGCAGGGCGGCTACACCAAGCCCTACATCATCACCGAGGGCGGACCGGCCGGCGAGTGGGAGGTCCCGGACGACGCCAACGGCGTACCCGACGAGCCCAGCGACGTGCAGAAGGCCGAGGGCTACACCAAGGCGTGGGGCTGCGTCACGGGGCACCAGGGGGTCGCGCTCGGTGCCACGCTCTTCCACTACGGGCTGGAGCACGACTTCGGCGGCGTCTGGTTCAACCTGGTGCCCGACGGCCTGAAGCGCCTGTCCTACTACGCGGTGAAGAAGGCGTACGCCGGTTCGACCAGCGGGGACAACACCCCGCCCGTCATCACCAACATGGGTGTCACCCCGGCGAACGCGGCGCCGGCGGGCAAGGAGTTCACGGTCCGTGCCGACGTGCGGGACCCGGACGGCGACCCGGTGAAGTACAAGATATTCCTGAGCGGCAACTACGCCAGCGGCGACAAGGGTCTCGTCGAGGCCCAGTGGCGGTCCACCGGCAACGGCACCTTCGCCGTCACCGCGCCCGAGAAGCTCGGCGTGTGGAAGGTGTACATCCAGGCCGAGGACGGCCGCGGCAACGCCGGGATCGACACGAAGTCGGTGAAGGTCGTCGCGCCGCCCGTGGACGGCACCAACGTCGCGCTGAACAAGCCCGCCACCGCCTCCTCCTTCCAGGCCTCCTACGGTGACTGCCCGTGCCCGGCCGGCCTCGCCACGGACGGCAAGACGGAGACGCGCTGGGCCAGCGACTGGAGCGACCCCCAGTGGATCCAGGTCGACCTCGGGGCGCGGACCGCGTTCCGGAAGATCCAGCTGGTCTGGGACCCCGCCTACGCCAAGTCCTACGACGTGCAGGTCTCCGACGACGGCAGCAACTGGCGCACGGTCCACACGACCACGGCGGGCAACGGGGACATCGACACCATCGATGCCGCCACCACCGCCCGGTACGTACGGCTCCAGCTGAAGGCCCGGGGTACGGCCTGGGGCTACTCGCTGCACGAGTTCGGCGTCTACAGCTGA
- a CDS encoding discoidin domain-containing protein: protein MPAVGIPLTAAPPPRAARKGLVGAVVTALAAALLALTPATDAEAAPVLLSQGKQATASSQEHYGTSAGSAVDGDPGTRWSSAASDPQWLSVDLGTPAALDRVELSWEAAYAKTYRIELSSNGTDWSTAYSTTTGSGGAETVDVSGTARYVRMLGTARATGYGYSLWEFKVFGSTDGGTGPVIPGGGDLGPNVHVFDPSTPGIQAELDQVFAQQESAQFGSGRHAFFFKPGTYDHINAQIGFYTQIAGLGLKPDDTTFNGDVTVDAGWFNGNATQNFWRSAENLALNPVSGTNRWAVSQAASFRRMHVKGALNLAPNGYGWASGGYIADSKIDGQVGPYSQQQWYTRDSTIGGWTNGVWNMTFSGVEGAPANSFPEPRYTTLDTTPVSREKPFLYMDGNEFKVFAPAKRTNARGTTWADGTPQGTSIPLSKFYVVKPGATATTINAALEQGLNLLFTPGIYHVDRTIDVKRADTVVLGLGLATIIPDNGVTAMKVADVDGVKLAGFLIDAGPVNSPTLLEIGGQGASADHAANPTTVQDVYVRVGGAGPGKATTSILVNSDDVIIDHTWVWRADHGEGVGWETNRADYGVRVNGDDVLATGLFVEHFNKYDVEWYGERGRTIFYQNEKAYDAPDQAAIQNGTTKGYAAYRVDDSVDVHEGWGMGSYSNYDVDPTIRQDHGFKAPVKPGVRFHSLLVVSLGGNGHYDHVINDTGSPTSGTSTVPSTVVSYP, encoded by the coding sequence ATGCCCGCAGTTGGCATACCCCTCACAGCGGCACCGCCGCCCAGAGCTGCCCGCAAGGGACTCGTCGGAGCGGTGGTCACCGCACTGGCTGCCGCGCTGCTCGCCCTGACACCTGCCACCGACGCAGAGGCGGCGCCCGTGCTGCTCTCCCAGGGGAAGCAGGCGACAGCCTCCAGCCAGGAGCACTACGGCACGTCGGCCGGCAGCGCGGTCGACGGTGATCCCGGCACCCGCTGGTCGAGCGCCGCATCCGACCCCCAGTGGCTGAGCGTGGACCTCGGCACCCCCGCCGCCCTCGACCGGGTCGAGCTGAGCTGGGAGGCCGCTTACGCGAAGACCTACCGCATCGAGCTGTCGTCCAACGGCACCGACTGGTCGACCGCCTACTCGACGACCACCGGTTCCGGTGGAGCCGAGACGGTCGACGTCTCGGGGACCGCACGCTACGTCCGCATGCTCGGGACCGCGCGAGCCACCGGATACGGCTACTCGCTCTGGGAGTTCAAGGTCTTCGGCAGCACGGACGGCGGCACCGGCCCCGTCATCCCCGGTGGTGGCGACCTCGGACCGAACGTGCACGTCTTCGACCCGTCCACACCCGGCATCCAGGCCGAGCTGGACCAGGTCTTCGCCCAGCAGGAGTCGGCGCAGTTCGGCAGCGGCCGGCACGCCTTCTTCTTCAAGCCGGGCACGTACGACCACATCAACGCGCAGATCGGCTTCTACACCCAGATCGCCGGCCTCGGCCTGAAGCCGGACGACACCACCTTCAATGGTGACGTCACCGTCGACGCGGGCTGGTTCAACGGCAACGCCACCCAGAACTTCTGGCGTTCGGCCGAGAACCTCGCGCTGAACCCGGTCAGCGGCACCAACCGCTGGGCGGTCTCCCAGGCGGCCTCCTTCCGCAGGATGCACGTCAAGGGCGCGCTGAACCTCGCCCCGAACGGCTACGGCTGGGCCAGCGGCGGCTACATCGCCGACAGCAAGATCGACGGCCAGGTCGGCCCGTACTCCCAGCAGCAGTGGTACACCCGCGACAGCACCATCGGCGGCTGGACCAACGGCGTGTGGAACATGACCTTCTCGGGCGTCGAAGGGGCTCCCGCGAACAGCTTCCCGGAACCCCGGTACACCACGCTCGACACGACTCCCGTCTCGCGTGAGAAGCCCTTCCTCTACATGGACGGCAACGAGTTCAAGGTCTTCGCGCCGGCCAAGCGGACGAACGCACGCGGCACCACCTGGGCCGACGGCACCCCGCAGGGCACGTCCATCCCGCTCAGCAAGTTCTACGTCGTCAAGCCCGGGGCCACCGCCACGACGATCAACGCGGCCCTGGAGCAGGGGTTGAACCTGCTCTTCACCCCAGGCATCTACCACGTCGACCGGACCATCGACGTGAAGCGGGCCGACACCGTCGTCCTGGGTCTCGGTCTCGCCACGATCATCCCCGACAACGGCGTGACCGCCATGAAGGTCGCCGACGTCGACGGGGTGAAGCTCGCCGGCTTCCTCATCGACGCCGGGCCGGTCAACTCCCCGACCCTGCTGGAGATCGGCGGCCAGGGCGCCTCCGCCGACCACGCCGCGAACCCCACCACCGTCCAGGACGTCTACGTCCGCGTCGGCGGCGCCGGCCCCGGCAAGGCGACGACCAGCATCCTCGTCAACAGCGACGACGTGATCATCGACCACACCTGGGTGTGGCGCGCCGACCACGGCGAGGGCGTCGGCTGGGAGACCAACCGCGCCGACTACGGCGTGCGGGTCAACGGCGACGACGTACTGGCGACCGGCCTGTTCGTCGAGCACTTCAACAAGTACGACGTCGAGTGGTACGGCGAGCGGGGCAGGACGATCTTCTACCAGAACGAGAAGGCGTACGACGCCCCCGACCAGGCCGCCATCCAGAACGGCACCACCAAGGGGTACGCCGCCTACCGCGTCGACGACTCCGTGGACGTCCACGAGGGCTGGGGCATGGGCAGCTACTCGAACTACGACGTCGACCCCACGATCCGTCAGGACCACGGCTTCAAGGCACCGGTGAAGCCCGGGGTCAGGTTCCACAGTCTGCTGGTGGTCTCCCTCGGCGGCAACGGCCACTACGACCACGTCATCAACGACACGGGGTCGCCCACCTCGGGCACCTCGACGGTCCCGTCGACCGTGGTGTCCTACCCCTGA
- a CDS encoding McrC family protein, which translates to MPDRTPVQLGEYESAVLAPDQLTPRDADRLHALQARGSLTLTREHTGWRLKADATVGVLVLDRVRVVISPKFAIPGERLMSWLAYALGTPVPATARRWATGPTGYADLVGAALLEECERLLREGLRRDYVRRRSVEPLLRGRLDVAAQATRRYGQLDQLHLRAFDREADIWDNRVLGSALKAALGMTGSPGLARALHGAAGAFPWAPTPAAALRALDRTHYTRLNARYRPAHTWARLLLRGGGVTDLLTDHGTSADGLLLAMPALWEAVVRRLGTEAVDSQGGHAVPGGSGTGITIRGDLGNASAFRPDLLLSLPGLPGHGTADRTLLPVDAKYKRYDRHGVSAADVHQLLTYSSGYASADTPTAVIVHPQPGSHARRTLQVRGPRGLLGLVHVLGVDTRTVPEQASAWLGSALR; encoded by the coding sequence ATGCCTGACCGCACCCCGGTCCAGCTCGGCGAGTACGAGTCCGCCGTACTGGCGCCCGATCAGCTCACACCCCGGGACGCCGACCGCCTGCACGCCCTCCAGGCGCGGGGCAGTCTCACCCTGACCAGGGAGCACACGGGGTGGCGGCTCAAGGCCGACGCGACCGTCGGGGTCCTGGTCCTGGACCGTGTCCGCGTGGTCATCTCACCCAAGTTCGCCATTCCCGGAGAGCGGCTCATGAGCTGGCTCGCCTACGCCCTCGGCACGCCCGTCCCGGCGACGGCCAGACGGTGGGCCACCGGCCCCACCGGCTACGCCGATCTGGTCGGCGCCGCTCTGCTCGAAGAGTGCGAGCGGCTGCTGCGGGAGGGGCTGCGCCGGGACTACGTGCGCCGCCGGAGTGTCGAACCGTTGCTCCGGGGACGCCTGGACGTCGCCGCCCAGGCCACCCGGCGCTATGGGCAACTGGACCAGCTGCACCTCCGCGCCTTCGACCGGGAGGCGGACATCTGGGACAACCGCGTCCTGGGGAGCGCTCTGAAGGCGGCGCTCGGCATGACAGGCAGCCCTGGCCTGGCGCGCGCCCTGCACGGCGCCGCCGGCGCTTTCCCGTGGGCCCCTACCCCGGCCGCGGCGCTCCGCGCTCTGGACCGCACCCATTACACGCGACTCAACGCCCGCTACCGCCCCGCGCACACCTGGGCGCGCCTGCTGCTGCGCGGTGGCGGCGTGACCGACCTGCTCACCGACCACGGCACCTCGGCAGACGGGCTCCTGCTCGCGATGCCCGCGCTCTGGGAAGCTGTCGTCCGCCGTCTCGGCACCGAGGCCGTCGACTCACAAGGCGGCCACGCCGTACCCGGCGGGAGCGGCACCGGGATAACCATCCGCGGAGACCTGGGCAACGCCTCGGCCTTCCGGCCCGATCTCCTGCTCAGCCTTCCAGGACTTCCCGGACACGGCACGGCAGATCGCACGCTGCTGCCCGTGGACGCCAAGTACAAGCGCTACGACCGCCACGGCGTGAGCGCGGCCGATGTCCACCAGCTCCTCACCTACAGCAGCGGCTACGCCTCCGCCGACACCCCGACCGCCGTCATCGTCCACCCCCAGCCGGGCAGTCACGCCCGGCGCACCCTCCAGGTGCGCGGCCCCAGAGGCCTGTTGGGCCTTGTCCACGTCCTCGGTGTCGACACCCGCACCGTGCCTGAGCAGGCGTCGGCCTGGTTGGGCTCAGCACTGCGCTGA
- a CDS encoding AAA family ATPase: MTNPVDVRTAAAEFDRAAVADVESAAEDERKEVLAQFPLEEWAELPLERYALGQAPPPGSEPTYCRLLEFLTPNLGSIRGGSAAKHIMYHHNSGEWRLAAPLRGMDPQEAWVELRGQFVRAFDTVAAGDFDALDDLEVLRYGPTLVTKSLTTYFPQHFLPIYAAEHLRTFVTLLGGEAQTGVPAARTNRQLRELLRNREEFEGWTGQEVMRFLYKHFNPRRRTIWKIAPGERGRLWEECRNGGFICVGWDELGDLGQYQSDTELKQFLDAHWPRSSGGSLTLARRLLAFRDLEAGDRVVANRGTDEILATGRVDGSYRHAPDRPEFHHVVPVVWDASRAQKLSKPQHGWRSTFAKVDPSLFARFTAHTAGSGSGSVPITGGARTGTPVALPEDVQAVLDALERKGQVILHGPPGTGKTRLALGAALALAGRADVLGGADPRQRAEAQAEMLHGDRVRMVTFHPSYGYEDFVEGFKPDLSATGPGLTLALTDGLFHDLCGRASAQPDQTFLLVIDEINRGDLPRIFGELITLLELDKRSLPVALPVSKRAFSVPPNVRVIGTMNTADRSISHLDAAVRRRFAFLPVGPDPDAVSGTVGPLDLAAFFESLNTRIARHLDADHQIGHAYLLRDGEPIATEEDLAAAFHHEVLPLLEDYCLGRAELLHRILGALVDAGTGRALLMPPQDLADALATEFTSGVPGPDA; this comes from the coding sequence ATGACCAACCCGGTGGATGTGCGCACGGCGGCAGCCGAGTTCGACCGGGCCGCTGTGGCGGACGTCGAGTCGGCTGCCGAGGACGAGCGCAAGGAGGTGCTGGCCCAGTTCCCGTTGGAGGAGTGGGCGGAGCTGCCGCTGGAGCGCTACGCCCTCGGGCAGGCCCCTCCTCCCGGGTCGGAGCCGACGTACTGCCGGCTACTGGAGTTCCTCACTCCGAATCTGGGGAGCATCAGGGGAGGCAGTGCCGCGAAGCACATCATGTACCACCACAACTCCGGCGAATGGCGGCTGGCCGCACCCCTGCGCGGCATGGACCCGCAGGAGGCCTGGGTGGAACTGCGCGGACAGTTCGTCCGGGCCTTCGACACCGTCGCGGCAGGAGACTTCGACGCCCTCGACGACCTCGAAGTGCTGCGGTACGGGCCGACGTTGGTGACGAAGTCCCTGACGACCTACTTCCCACAGCACTTCCTGCCGATCTACGCGGCCGAGCACCTGCGGACGTTCGTCACGCTGCTCGGCGGCGAAGCGCAAACCGGCGTCCCCGCCGCGCGCACGAACCGGCAGCTGAGGGAACTCCTGCGGAACCGTGAGGAGTTCGAGGGCTGGACGGGACAGGAGGTGATGCGCTTCCTGTACAAGCACTTCAATCCCCGGCGACGCACCATCTGGAAGATCGCTCCCGGCGAGCGCGGCCGTCTGTGGGAGGAATGCCGGAACGGAGGCTTCATCTGCGTCGGGTGGGACGAGCTCGGCGATCTCGGCCAGTACCAGAGCGACACGGAACTGAAGCAGTTCCTGGACGCGCACTGGCCGCGCAGCAGTGGCGGCAGCCTCACCCTCGCCCGTCGACTGCTGGCTTTCCGTGACCTGGAGGCGGGAGACCGCGTCGTCGCCAACCGCGGGACGGACGAGATCCTGGCCACCGGCAGGGTCGACGGGAGCTACCGTCACGCCCCGGACCGGCCGGAGTTCCACCACGTCGTCCCGGTGGTGTGGGACGCCTCCCGCGCGCAGAAGCTGTCGAAGCCCCAGCACGGTTGGCGGTCCACCTTCGCCAAGGTCGACCCGTCCCTCTTCGCCAGGTTCACCGCACACACCGCCGGCTCCGGCTCCGGTTCCGTGCCGATTACGGGAGGAGCGCGGACGGGCACGCCGGTCGCACTGCCCGAGGACGTGCAGGCCGTACTGGACGCGCTGGAGCGCAAGGGGCAGGTGATCCTGCACGGGCCGCCCGGTACGGGCAAGACCCGGCTCGCGCTCGGCGCCGCCCTTGCCCTGGCCGGCCGCGCCGACGTGCTCGGTGGTGCCGACCCCCGCCAACGTGCCGAGGCTCAGGCCGAGATGCTGCACGGCGACCGTGTCCGCATGGTCACCTTTCACCCGTCCTACGGCTACGAGGACTTCGTCGAGGGGTTCAAGCCGGACCTGAGCGCCACCGGCCCGGGGCTCACCCTCGCCCTCACGGACGGCCTGTTCCACGACCTGTGCGGCCGGGCCTCCGCCCAGCCCGACCAGACGTTCCTGCTGGTCATCGACGAGATCAACCGCGGTGATCTGCCCCGGATCTTCGGCGAGTTGATCACGCTCCTCGAACTCGACAAACGGAGCCTGCCGGTCGCCCTGCCCGTCAGCAAGCGGGCCTTCTCCGTGCCGCCGAACGTCCGAGTCATCGGCACCATGAACACCGCCGACCGGAGCATCAGCCACCTGGACGCCGCGGTCCGCCGCCGCTTCGCGTTCCTGCCCGTGGGCCCGGACCCGGACGCCGTTTCCGGGACCGTCGGCCCCCTGGACCTGGCCGCGTTCTTCGAGTCCCTCAACACCCGCATCGCCCGCCATCTCGACGCCGACCACCAGATCGGGCACGCCTACCTGCTGCGGGACGGTGAACCGATCGCCACCGAGGAGGATCTGGCCGCGGCCTTCCACCACGAGGTGCTCCCGCTTCTGGAGGACTACTGCCTCGGCCGGGCGGAACTGCTGCACCGTATCCTCGGCGCCCTGGTCGACGCCGGGACCGGGCGCGCGCTCCTCATGCCCCCGCAGGACCTGGCGGACGCCCTGGCGACCGAGTTCACCAGCGGCGTTCCCGGCCCGGATGCCTGA
- a CDS encoding alkyl/aryl-sulfatase produces the protein MTYTPKSATPATAEANRDAPARYDVDDRQDFADSDRGLIAPFPDKLYSADGREIFDAARFDYIGEDVPAPDTVHPSLWRQSQIIRKGGLYKVTDGVYQVRNNDIANLTVVEGETGLVVVDCMASVEAATQGMTMIREHVSDKPVAAVIYTHTHIDHYGGVKGIVSADDVASGKVPIIAPGTIASFDKHAIGENVIAGNAMTRRASYAFGSLLDLDATGHVTCGIGIASVPGVTISYLSPTDPITETGTRRDLGGLEFEFLYAPDTEAPEEMHIWIPQLGALTCAENANHSLHNIQTLRGARTRDARNFARYLDETLERWGDDVQVHYGPHTWPVWGNATVTAFLESQRDTYKYLHDQALRLANKGYTPLEAAEEIELPEELGRKWFNRGYHGTLHHDVRAVFTKELGMWDGDPVSLHPHPPAEAARRFVDLIGADKVLAEGRRAFQAADYRWAAQILHALVFAEPENQAARHLQADAYEQMGYQAEGPQWRGVFLTAARELREGVQPASFASASPDTILAMPIGILFDFAAVHLIGDKAATADLRIAFHFTDSDETWTMWIRRGVLNARRGSLAPQLTVSGPKSALVGTLLQPGSADQLVAAGEIELDGDGETLSALAGLLDDFDPDFNIVIP, from the coding sequence ATGACCTACACGCCCAAGAGCGCGACGCCTGCCACGGCTGAGGCGAACCGCGATGCTCCGGCCAGGTATGACGTGGACGACCGGCAGGACTTCGCCGACAGCGACCGAGGGCTCATCGCCCCTTTCCCGGACAAGCTGTACTCGGCCGACGGCCGGGAAATCTTCGACGCCGCCCGGTTCGACTACATCGGCGAGGACGTCCCCGCACCGGACACCGTGCACCCGAGTCTGTGGCGGCAGTCGCAGATCATCCGCAAGGGCGGCCTGTACAAGGTCACCGACGGCGTCTACCAGGTCCGCAACAACGACATCGCCAATCTCACCGTCGTCGAGGGCGAGACCGGTCTGGTGGTCGTGGACTGCATGGCGTCGGTGGAGGCAGCGACGCAGGGGATGACGATGATCCGCGAGCACGTCAGCGACAAGCCGGTCGCCGCGGTGATCTACACCCACACCCACATCGACCACTACGGCGGTGTGAAAGGGATCGTCAGCGCCGACGACGTCGCCTCCGGGAAGGTGCCGATCATCGCACCGGGCACGATCGCCTCGTTCGACAAGCACGCCATCGGTGAGAACGTCATCGCCGGCAACGCGATGACGCGGCGCGCCTCGTACGCATTCGGCAGTCTGCTCGACCTCGACGCGACCGGGCATGTCACCTGCGGCATCGGCATCGCCTCCGTGCCGGGTGTGACCATCTCCTACCTCTCGCCGACCGACCCGATCACCGAGACCGGCACCAGGCGTGACCTGGGTGGCCTGGAGTTCGAGTTCCTCTATGCCCCCGACACCGAGGCGCCCGAGGAGATGCACATCTGGATCCCCCAGCTCGGCGCCCTGACCTGTGCGGAGAACGCGAACCACTCGCTGCACAACATCCAGACCCTGCGCGGCGCGCGTACCCGTGACGCCCGTAATTTCGCCCGCTATCTCGACGAGACCCTGGAACGCTGGGGCGACGACGTCCAGGTGCACTACGGGCCTCACACCTGGCCGGTGTGGGGCAACGCCACGGTGACGGCGTTCCTGGAATCGCAGCGTGACACCTACAAGTACCTCCACGACCAGGCGCTGCGACTGGCGAACAAGGGCTACACGCCGCTGGAGGCGGCAGAGGAGATCGAGCTGCCCGAGGAGCTCGGTCGTAAGTGGTTCAACCGCGGCTACCACGGCACGCTCCACCATGACGTCCGTGCGGTCTTCACCAAGGAACTCGGCATGTGGGACGGCGACCCGGTCTCCCTGCACCCGCACCCGCCCGCCGAGGCGGCCAGGCGCTTCGTCGACCTGATCGGGGCCGACAAGGTTCTGGCGGAGGGCCGCCGGGCCTTTCAGGCCGCGGACTACCGCTGGGCGGCCCAGATCCTTCACGCCTTGGTCTTTGCCGAGCCTGAGAACCAGGCTGCCCGTCACCTCCAGGCCGACGCCTACGAGCAGATGGGCTACCAGGCCGAAGGGCCGCAGTGGCGGGGCGTGTTCCTCACTGCGGCCAGGGAACTACGTGAGGGAGTTCAGCCGGCCTCCTTCGCCTCCGCGAGCCCGGACACCATCCTGGCCATGCCCATCGGCATCCTCTTCGACTTCGCCGCTGTTCATCTCATCGGAGACAAGGCCGCAACCGCGGACCTGCGCATCGCCTTCCACTTCACCGACAGCGACGAGACCTGGACGATGTGGATCCGGCGCGGAGTCCTCAACGCCCGGCGCGGGTCCCTCGCCCCCCAGCTCACCGTCAGCGGTCCGAAATCCGCACTGGTCGGCACCCTTCTCCAGCCCGGGTCCGCCGATCAGCTCGTGGCGGCCGGAGAGATCGAGCTGGACGGCGACGGCGAGACGCTGAGCGCTCTCGCCGGTCTCCTTGACGACTTCGACCCCGACTTCAACATCGTGATCCCCTGA
- a CDS encoding electron transfer flavoprotein subunit alpha/FixB family protein — protein MAEVLVYVDHVDGAVRKPTLELLTLARRIGEPVALALGNGAADTAAALAEHGAVKVLTADAPEFADYLVVPKVDALQAAYDAVSPAAVLLPSSAEAKEIAARLALRIGSGIITDAVDLEAGDSGPVATQSAFAASYTTKSRVSKGTPVITVKPNSVAVEAAPAAGAVEALTVSFSATATGTKVLSRTPRESTGRPELTEAAIVVSGGRGVNGAENFGIIEALADSLGAAVGASRAAVDAGWYPHTNQVGQTGKSVSPQLYIASGISGAIQHRAGMQTSKTIVAVNKDAEAPIFDLVDYGVVGDLFNVVPQLTDEVKTRKG, from the coding sequence ATGGCTGAAGTTCTCGTCTATGTCGACCACGTGGACGGTGCCGTCCGCAAGCCCACCCTGGAGCTGCTGACGCTCGCCCGCCGCATCGGCGAGCCCGTCGCGCTCGCCCTGGGCAACGGCGCCGCCGACACCGCCGCCGCGCTCGCCGAGCACGGCGCGGTCAAGGTCCTGACCGCCGACGCGCCGGAGTTCGCCGACTACCTCGTCGTCCCCAAGGTCGACGCCCTGCAGGCCGCCTACGACGCGGTGTCCCCGGCCGCCGTGCTGCTGCCCTCCTCGGCCGAGGCCAAGGAGATCGCGGCCCGCCTCGCGCTGCGTATCGGTTCCGGCATCATCACCGACGCCGTCGACCTGGAGGCCGGTGACTCGGGCCCGGTCGCGACGCAGTCGGCGTTCGCCGCCTCGTACACCACCAAGTCCCGTGTCTCCAAGGGCACTCCGGTCATCACGGTCAAGCCGAACTCGGTCGCCGTCGAGGCCGCCCCGGCCGCGGGTGCCGTCGAGGCCCTCACGGTCTCCTTCTCCGCGACGGCCACCGGCACCAAGGTCCTCTCCCGCACCCCGCGCGAGTCGACCGGGCGCCCGGAGCTGACCGAGGCCGCGATCGTCGTCTCCGGCGGCCGTGGCGTCAACGGCGCCGAGAACTTCGGGATCATCGAGGCGCTCGCCGACTCCCTCGGTGCGGCCGTCGGCGCCTCGCGCGCCGCGGTCGACGCCGGCTGGTACCCGCACACCAACCAGGTCGGCCAGACCGGCAAGTCGGTCTCCCCGCAGCTGTACATCGCCTCCGGCATCTCCGGCGCGATCCAGCACCGGGCCGGCATGCAGACCTCGAAGACCATCGTCGCGGTCAACAAGGACGCCGAGGCCCCGATCTTCGACCTCGTCGACTACGGCGTCGTCGGCGACCTCTTCAACGTCGTCCCCCAGCTCACCGACGAGGTCAAGACCCGCAAGGGCTGA